The Pseudomonas fulva 12-X sequence TGATGCCCATGGGCAGTACCGACAACGACGCCAAGAGCCCGGCCACCATGAATGGCGCGGTCTCGCCCCAGGCATCGATGGCACCCAGCTGCAGCTGGCCAAGCATGCCGGAGCCGTACAGCGCCATCATGTACAACGCCAGCAGACGTCCACGCACCTTTTGATCGCCCGCCAGGAGCATCCAGCTTTCGACGACGAGAAACACACCAAGAATCGACCAGCCGGCGATCAGGCGGAAAACGAACCAGGCCCAGGGATCGAAGAACAGTCCTTGCAGCAGCACGCTCACCGCCGTCAGGGAGGCGAAACTGCTGTAGGCGCGGATATGGCCGATGCGCTGGATCAAGCGGTCGTTGAACAGCGCCCCCAGGGTCAAGCCGATGAAGTAGGACGCTGACACGATACCGATCACCGTCGCCGACACCCCGGCCGCATCCAGGCGCAGTGTGGTCAGCGACGAAATGAAGCCGTTACCGATACTGATGATGAAAAGACCGAGCAAGGGCCCCAGCGCCATGCCAAGCAGTTGCGACATAAAAACCTCGAAGCGGTGACGCCCTTGAGCGCATCGGAAAAAGAATGCTGTGACCGTTACAGGCTGCGCACACCACGCCGCTCGACGCCAAATGATGCTTGGCCGAGTGGGAAATGCTTCAGGGAAAGACGCCGTGCAGAAAACGCGGACGCCATAGCCCAAAAACCTCGAAAGCCGGGGCGGCTCTGGTTTTTGATTTTGTAGGGCGAGGGAGCTGAAACGGTGAAACCAGACGGGCGCAGGTCGCCCATCAAAGGTCGCGGACGATACACGAGCAAGCGAGTGCGAACAATCGGCTCAGCCATGCAATCGTGATCGACTGCCCATCAACCGCAACAGCGGAATACGACGAGACCGTCGCCTGCCATGCAAGCGACGGCCTCATTGCTCCGTGGGCTCAGCCTCGCTGGCGCTGAGACTGGTCATTCAGCGCACTCTTCCAGTCATCGGCATCGAGAAAACCGATCACCTGCAGCGAGTCGGAATCATCCGGTTTGCTGAAAAACAGCGCGGTCCCGTATTCCGGCGTGTCGCTGTCATAACCCAGAGATTTCTCGAACGCTGAGATACAACTGCTATGGGTGACCAAAATCATATTCTTGCCCGGCACCTTGTGCTCGAGCGCATTGTCGAGCATCGATTCTCGACATTTGTACAGCCAGTCTTCGTCGATACCGAGATCATTGAACACGAGTTCCTCGGTCTGGGCCGTGCGGGTGAGCGGGCTGTTGTAGACGTCTGTTCTGCTCAGCCCCAACTGCCCGAAACCATCAGCCAGCCAACCACCAACAGGGAGTGATCGGGAGGTGATGCCCTCGGTTCCCTCCAGGCAGGGATAATCTTCCTTGTCGCAACGCTCCAGATGGCGCAGCAGAACGATCACATCACCCTCCTGCCACTGGGCCAGGAGACTGGGCAGCTCCCGGCTGCGCTCTTCGGAAAGGTCTTCGATCTCGGGTGGCTGCATCACGAACGCCGCCAGGGCGGTCGCGAAGGAAGCCGCCATGCAGACAGCCAATGCACCACGGCGTTGACGAGCGCTCAGCTTGCCGTACAAGCGCCGCGCGGGGCGTAGAAACAGGGATTGCGACATCTGAACTCCAGCTTGATCGCCTCTATAGGTTTTATAGGCGCGACCTGAGCTGACTCCCTCGGTTGCGGATAGTTCGCAAATGGCGGCGAGGCAATCTGTAAGCTGATGTACCTGCAAGCAGCTGACGACGTATCGTTGGCTGCAAACTGCCGTTTTTAGCCCAAGACCGTTCCAAAACCTGAACGCCAGAAACACAAAACCCCCGCTTCGCTAGGAATGACGGGGGTTTGCGTTGATTCGAAAGTGGCGGTGAAGAAGGGATTCGAACCCTTGATACGGTTTCCCGTATACACACTTTCCAGGCGTGCTCCTTCAACCGCTCGGACACTTCACCGGATCTCGCCAGACGTGCTGTCTGTCGAGGCGCGCTAATGTAATCGAAGGCTCTTCCAAACGCAAAACTTTTTTCAAAAGATTCATGCGCTTAAGCCATTACGAGAGATTGGGGGACGTAAGCGTCATCACGCAGTGCGAGCCAAGGCGCCTATGTGCTGGCGAGGTCACCAGAGAAAAGCCGGTAGTGGTGATCCGTCCCATCCACCATCGGCCTGACAGGAGAGCCGACCGCGCCGCCACACCCCGAGGTCGGTCAGCCAGCCTGACTCTACGGTCATCCTTCGTGCTTTACCAGAGCATGGCGGATGGGTAACGTCAGCCGCACTTTCACAACAAGGAGTCGACCATGAGCGACCTGATCAGCTACCAACTCGATGACGGCATCGCCACGCTGACGCTCAACAACGGCAAGGTCAACGCGATCTCGCCGGCGGTGATCGAGGCCTTCAACGCAGCGCTGGATCATGCCACCCAGGATAAGGCCATCGTCATCCTCACCGGCCAGCCCGGCATTCTCTCCGGCGGCTACGACCTCAAGGTGATGACTTCCGGCCCGCAGAACGCCATCGATCTGGTCGCCGCCGGCTCGACCCTGGCCCGGCGCATGCTCGCCCATCCGTACCCGATCATCGCCGCCTGCCCCGGCCATGCGGTGGCCAAGGGCGCCTTTCTGCTGCTTTCCAGTGACTACCGTATCGGCGTCGAAGGCGCCTTTACCATCGGCCTCAACGAAGTGCAGATCGGCATGACCATGCACCACGTCGGCATTGAGCTGGCCCGCGACCGCCTGCGCAAATCCGCCTTCCATCGCTCGGTGATCAACGGCGAGATGTTCGACCCGCAAGGCGCCGTCGATGCCGGCTTCCTCGACAAGGTGGTGCCGGCCGAGCAATTGATGGCTACCGCCCTGGCCGTGGCAGCGCAGTTCAAGAAGATCAATATGAGCGCCCATCGCAAGACCAAGCTCAAGGTGCGTGCCGCTCTGCTGGAAACCCTGGACAAGGCCATCGAACTGGACAAGCAGCATTCGCTGTAACACCAGCCATAAAAAAGCCGCTCACGCGGCTGCTGAGTGCGGCGAAATAAGCAGGTAAGCTGCGACCACCAATCTGGCGTGGGGCACACCATGGGCGAAGTGGTCGCAGCAGCGGTTTACAGCAAGGGTCGCAAGGTCCGCGATATTCACCTCGACGAAGGTCGGGAATGGGCTGCCAAGCCCGAGCACTTCGTGTGGATCGGCCTGCATGACCCCGGCAGCCAGGAACTCGGCAATTTGCAGCGCCAGTTCAATCTGCACGAGCTGGCCCTGGAAGACGCCCTGCAGCGGCATACTCGCCCCAAGCTGGAAATCTTCGGCGATGCACTGTTTCTGGTGCTTTATTCGCCAGTACAGGTGGGCGGTGAGCTGACCTTCGTGGAAACCCAGCTGTTCGCTGGCAAGGGCTACGTGATCAGTGCCCGCTACGGAGAATCGGCGCCCTATTCCAAGGTGCGCCAGCGCTGCGAAGCACGGCCGCTGCTGCTCGAGCACGGCGAGGACTTCGTGCTCTACGCGCTGATCAGCTTCATCATCGAAAATTACCGGCCGCTGATGGACACCTACTACGCCGAGCTGGAGCAGCTCGAGCAGACGGTACTCGAATGCGCCATGACCCACGGCGAGGTGGTACGTATTCAGCAGCTGCGTCGCGACCTGTTGCGCCTACGCCGCAATATCGGTCCGCTGGCGGAGATCTGCCAGGAGCTGCAGCACCTGGACTTTCCCTTCATCGACAAGAACATGCGCCCGTACTTTCGCGACGTGGCGATTCACGTCAATCGCCTGCTCGAGGACCTGACCAACCTGCGGGAAATGGCCGATCACGCCATCGAAGTCGGCCTGCTGCTGGAGTCATCCCGGCAAAGCGTGGTGCAGCGCAAGTTCGCTGCGTGGGCGGCGATCCTGGCCTTTCCAACGGCCGTGGCCGGAGTCTACGGCATGAACTTTCACTACATGCCGGAGCTGGACTGGCACTACGGCTACTTTGCCGTACTTGGCGTGATCGGCGCTGGCTGCGCCGGGCTGTACGCCAGCTTCCGCCATTACGGCTGGCTGTAGGGTTCGCCCACAGCCTGGCGCTGCAGACAGCTTACTGACGCATCCCGCGACCGCTGACCAGCAGACGCACGCAGACCACGTAGAGCACCGCCGTGGCGACCAGCATGAAGCCGATGGCGGTGCCGATGCGGATATCCGACACGCCGAGAATGCCGTAGCGGAAGGCGTTGACCATATGCAGCACCGGATTGGCCATAGACACCGTCTGCCATAACGGCGGCAACAGGCTGATCGAGTAAAACACCCCGCCCAGGTAGGTCAGCGGCGTCAGCACGAAGGTCGGGATGATCGAGATGTCGTCGAAGTTGCGTGCGAACACCGCGTTGACGAAGCCGCCCAGGGAAAAGATGGTCGCTGTCAGCAGCACCACCAGCACGGTCAGGCCCAGGTGGTGCACCTGCAGGTGGGTGAAGAACAGCGACAGGATGGTGACGATGATGCCGACCGCCAGGCCGCGCAGCACGCCGCCGGTGACGTAGCCGATAAGGATGGTGTGCGGCGAGACCGGCGAGACCATCAGCTCTTCGACCGAGCGCTGGAACTTGCTGCCGAAGAAGCTCGACACCACGTTGCCGTAGCTGTTGGTGATCACCGACATCATGATCAGCCCCGGCACGATGTACTCCATGTAGGTGAAGCCGCCCATGTCGCCGATCTGCCGGCCGATCAGGTTGCCGAAGATCACGAAGTACAGAACCATGGTGATCGCCGGCGGCAGCAGGGTCTGCGGCCAGATGCGCATGAAGCGGCGCACTTCGCGATAGACGATGGTGCGCAAGGCCACCAGGTTGGCGCTGAACTCGGACTGCTCGTGCATCATACGGCCACCTTCGACAGGTTCTTCTCGACCAGGGACACGAACAGCTCCTCCAGGCGGTTGCTCTTGTTACGCAGGCTCAGCACCTCGATGTCATGCGCCGCCAACTGGCGGAACAGATCGGTGACGCCCTGGCTCTTGTCGACCTGCACTTCGAGGGTGTGGCGGTCGACCAACTTGGCGGGGTAGCCGGCAAGAGCTGGCACGGCTGCCAGGTCGTGCTTGAGATCGAGCAGGAAGGTCTCGACGTGCAGCTTGCCCAGCAGCGCCTTCATGCTGGTGTTTTCTACGATCCGCCCATGGTCGATGATGCCGATGTTGCGGCACAGCTGCTCGGCCTCTTCCAGATAATGGGTGGTGAGGATGATGGTGATGCCCTGCTTGTTGAGGTCGGTGAGAAAGCTCCACATCGAGCGGCGCAACTCGATGTCGACGCCCGCGGTCGGCTCGTCGAGGATCAACAGGCGCGGCTGGTGCACCAGCGCGCGGGCGATCATCAGCCGGCGCTTCATGCCGCCGGACAGCTCCCGCGACGCCACGCCGCGCTTTTCCCATAATCCCAGCTGAGTGAGATATTGCTCGGCGCGCTCCTTGGCCAGGCGCGCCGGAATGCCGTAGTAGCCAGCCTGGGTCACGACGATGTCGAAAACCTTCTCGAACTGGTTGAAGTTGAATTCCTGGGGCACCACGCCGATGCAGCGCTTGAGCGCGGCGGGCTGGGCATCCAGATCGTGGCCGAACACGTTCACCGTGCCGCTGGACTTGTTCACCAGGGTGGAAAGAATGCCGATGGTGGTGGATTTGCCGGCGCCGTTTGGCCCCAGCAAGGCGAAGAAGTCGCCCTCGGCGACATCGAGATCCAGACCATGCAGGGCGGTGAAGCCGTTGCCGTAGGTCTTGGTCAGCTGTCGGATCGACAGAGCAGTACTCATAAAGGATATGCACCCATTAAAAAGACAGGGTTTAGAGGGGAATGCCGCGCAAACATTGCAACGCAATTGACCTCAGGGGTGCCTCTAAAAACGTAGGCGAGGCAGGCAGCGCAAGGCCTAGGCGGCCCCGAAAAAACAGGCTAAAAAGCGGAGTTTACAGCTTGTAAATGAGCATTTTTAGCCTGTTTTCAACGCTGCGATGACAACGCAGGTAGTTTTTAGAGGTGCCCTCAGGTCAGGTCGGTCATTACCGCGCGCCGATAAGCCGGCCGCTCGCACAAGCGCGCGTACCAGGCCTGAAGGTTGGGCTGCAGCGGTCGCTCGATGGGCATTTCGAACCAGGCATAGATGAAGCTGCCCAGCGGGATATCGCCCATGGCGAAGCGCTCGCCGGACAAGTAAGGCTGCTCGCCCAACGCTTTTTCGGGCAGCGCCAACAAGTCGATACAGCGTTGCCGGGCCGCTTCGATCAGCGCTTCGTTACGCTGCTCGACCGGAGTACGCAAGGTGCCCCAGAACAGATCGCGAAACTCGCCGGCGAAGCTGGAAGTCGTCCAGTCCATCCACTTGTCGCCACACGCGCGGCTGGCAGGATCTTCAGGGTAAAGAGTGCCCGGCGCATAGGCTGCGGCCAGGTAACGCACGATGGCGTTGGATTCCCACAACACCAGATCGCCGTCTTCGATCATCGGCACGCGGCCGTTGGGATTGCGCGCTAGGTACTCGGGCTGGTCGACCACGCCGAAGGCGCCACCGGCCTCGAGCCGCTCGTAGGCGACACCGGCCTCTTCAGCGCACCAGAGTGCCTTGCGTACGTTACTGGAATTCTTGCGACCCCAAATTTTCAGCATCATCCATCGTCCTTATCAGAGTCCTGCCTACCAAGAGGCTGACAACCCTACCATTGTGCCGCCAAGAAGGAAGGCGGCAGCAATAATGTTGGCTATCGACCGGGTTCATAACGCAGGAAGTCGGCACCGTTGGGCACCTGACCAACAGGTCATCCGCGCAGACAATTTGTTATCCGAACTCGCCTGCCTGGCGCGGGGTCACTATCGGAACGTGACCGGCCGCATTCGTGCAAGAAGCGCCCTGTTACGCCCCTGTCGGCAGCTTCTACCCAAGCCGACTACGATTATGGCGGCGCTTGCCGTTCTGCTGTCGCCATCACGGAGGATTCTGCATGCTCGCTGTCTGGTTGCTCGTCCTGGTTCTCGGTACGGCCTATCTGGCCCACCGCCGCACGGCTCCCCTGCCCGCCCTGGCCATCGTTGCCGCCTACCTGCTGATCATGGGCGCCTATAGTCATGCCCCTGGCTGGCT is a genomic window containing:
- a CDS encoding ABC transporter permease, whose translation is MHEQSEFSANLVALRTIVYREVRRFMRIWPQTLLPPAITMVLYFVIFGNLIGRQIGDMGGFTYMEYIVPGLIMMSVITNSYGNVVSSFFGSKFQRSVEELMVSPVSPHTILIGYVTGGVLRGLAVGIIVTILSLFFTHLQVHHLGLTVLVVLLTATIFSLGGFVNAVFARNFDDISIIPTFVLTPLTYLGGVFYSISLLPPLWQTVSMANPVLHMVNAFRYGILGVSDIRIGTAIGFMLVATAVLYVVCVRLLVSGRGMRQ
- a CDS encoding ABC transporter ATP-binding protein, encoding MSTALSIRQLTKTYGNGFTALHGLDLDVAEGDFFALLGPNGAGKSTTIGILSTLVNKSSGTVNVFGHDLDAQPAALKRCIGVVPQEFNFNQFEKVFDIVVTQAGYYGIPARLAKERAEQYLTQLGLWEKRGVASRELSGGMKRRLMIARALVHQPRLLILDEPTAGVDIELRRSMWSFLTDLNKQGITIILTTHYLEEAEQLCRNIGIIDHGRIVENTSMKALLGKLHVETFLLDLKHDLAAVPALAGYPAKLVDRHTLEVQVDKSQGVTDLFRQLAAHDIEVLSLRNKSNRLEELFVSLVEKNLSKVAV
- a CDS encoding histidine phosphatase family protein; the protein is MSQSLFLRPARRLYGKLSARQRRGALAVCMAASFATALAAFVMQPPEIEDLSEERSRELPSLLAQWQEGDVIVLLRHLERCDKEDYPCLEGTEGITSRSLPVGGWLADGFGQLGLSRTDVYNSPLTRTAQTEELVFNDLGIDEDWLYKCRESMLDNALEHKVPGKNMILVTHSSCISAFEKSLGYDSDTPEYGTALFFSKPDDSDSLQVIGFLDADDWKSALNDQSQRQRG
- a CDS encoding crotonase/enoyl-CoA hydratase family protein produces the protein MSDLISYQLDDGIATLTLNNGKVNAISPAVIEAFNAALDHATQDKAIVILTGQPGILSGGYDLKVMTSGPQNAIDLVAAGSTLARRMLAHPYPIIAACPGHAVAKGAFLLLSSDYRIGVEGAFTIGLNEVQIGMTMHHVGIELARDRLRKSAFHRSVINGEMFDPQGAVDAGFLDKVVPAEQLMATALAVAAQFKKINMSAHRKTKLKVRAALLETLDKAIELDKQHSL
- a CDS encoding glutathione S-transferase family protein, which produces MLKIWGRKNSSNVRKALWCAEEAGVAYERLEAGGAFGVVDQPEYLARNPNGRVPMIEDGDLVLWESNAIVRYLAAAYAPGTLYPEDPASRACGDKWMDWTTSSFAGEFRDLFWGTLRTPVEQRNEALIEAARQRCIDLLALPEKALGEQPYLSGERFAMGDIPLGSFIYAWFEMPIERPLQPNLQAWYARLCERPAYRRAVMTDLT
- a CDS encoding magnesium and cobalt transport protein CorA, with the translated sequence MGEVVAAAVYSKGRKVRDIHLDEGREWAAKPEHFVWIGLHDPGSQELGNLQRQFNLHELALEDALQRHTRPKLEIFGDALFLVLYSPVQVGGELTFVETQLFAGKGYVISARYGESAPYSKVRQRCEARPLLLEHGEDFVLYALISFIIENYRPLMDTYYAELEQLEQTVLECAMTHGEVVRIQQLRRDLLRLRRNIGPLAEICQELQHLDFPFIDKNMRPYFRDVAIHVNRLLEDLTNLREMADHAIEVGLLLESSRQSVVQRKFAAWAAILAFPTAVAGVYGMNFHYMPELDWHYGYFAVLGVIGAGCAGLYASFRHYGWL